The following coding sequences are from one Apteryx mantelli isolate bAptMan1 chromosome 36, bAptMan1.hap1, whole genome shotgun sequence window:
- the LOC106500184 gene encoding microtubule-associated proteins 1A/1B light chain 3C-like, with protein sequence MQRVEGSARPFKQRKSLATRMHEVTEIRIKYPNKIPVVVERYQKEKNLPPLSRTKFLVSQDLPLSQFAVTLRTRLCLASSQTFYLLVNNRGLPNMTATMQELYRDHKDEDGFLYLTYASQEVFGSCFSSGRSAASCLPMPRPSGCASCCGELLLKFPCSWDLE encoded by the exons ATGCAGCGGGTGGAGGGCAGTGCTCGCCCCTTCAAGCAGAGGAAGAGCCTCG CCACTAGGATGCATGAAGTGACAGAGATCCGGATAAAATACCCCAACAAGATCCCG GTGGTGGTGGAGCGCTACCAGAAGGAGAAGAACTTGCCCCCCTTGAGCAGGACCAAGTTTCTGGTGTCCCAGGACCTGCCGCTGTCCCAGTTTGCCGTCACCCTGCG gaCGCGTCTGTGCCTGGCCTCTTCCCAGACCTTCTACCTGCTGGTGAACAACAGAGGGCTGCCCAACATGACGGCCACCATGCAGGAGCTGTACCGCGACCACAAGGACGAGGACGGCTTCCTCTACTTGACCTACGCCTCCCAGGAGGTGTTCGGCAGCTGCTTCTCCAGTGGCCGCTCAGCCGCGAGCTGCCTGCCAATGCCTCGTCCCAGCGGCTGCGCGTCCTGCTGCGGCGAG TTGCTCCTTAAATTTCCATGCTCTTGGGACTTGGAGTAA